The following proteins are co-located in the Rippkaea orientalis PCC 8801 genome:
- a CDS encoding SufS family cysteine desulfurase, with product MTAIQEKTLAAKTRSDFPLLHQQINGKPLIYLDNAATSQKPLAVINTLKNYYENDNANVHRGAHSLSIRATEAYEGARDKIAQFVNATSSQEIVFTRNATEAINLVAYSWGLTNLKPGDEIIISVMEHHSNIVPWQMIAQKTGAVIKYVPLTETEEFDLEQFKALLSNKTKLVAVVHVSNTLGCINPVETIINLAHQAGAKVLIDACQSVPHLAIDVQAIDCDWLVASGHKMCAPTGIGFLYGKKAILEEMPPFLGGGEMIGEVFFDGFTYGELPHKFEAGTPAIGEAIALGAAVDYLTTLSFKEIHAYEEELTAYLFKKLLEIPKLRIYGPKPTIDGKGRAALASFNIEGIHASDLSTLLDNEGIAIRSGHHCTQPLHRLFDASGSARISLYFYNTREEIDRFILALQETIDFFGMML from the coding sequence ATGACTGCCATACAAGAAAAAACTCTAGCCGCTAAAACCCGTTCTGACTTTCCTCTTTTGCATCAACAAATCAATGGAAAGCCCTTAATTTATCTTGATAATGCGGCAACTTCTCAAAAGCCCTTAGCTGTTATTAACACCCTCAAAAATTACTACGAAAACGATAACGCCAACGTACACCGAGGAGCCCATAGTTTAAGTATACGGGCAACAGAAGCCTATGAAGGAGCAAGAGATAAAATTGCTCAATTTGTTAACGCTACTTCATCCCAAGAAATTGTTTTTACCCGTAATGCCACTGAAGCCATTAATTTAGTCGCCTATAGTTGGGGACTAACGAATTTAAAACCAGGAGATGAAATCATCATTTCTGTGATGGAACATCATAGTAATATTGTGCCGTGGCAAATGATCGCACAAAAGACAGGGGCAGTCATTAAATATGTCCCTTTAACAGAAACAGAAGAATTTGATTTAGAACAATTTAAAGCCCTATTATCCAATAAAACTAAATTAGTTGCCGTCGTCCATGTTTCTAACACCTTAGGCTGTATTAACCCCGTTGAAACCATTATTAATCTCGCCCATCAAGCCGGGGCAAAAGTCTTAATTGACGCTTGTCAAAGTGTCCCCCATTTAGCCATTGATGTCCAAGCAATAGACTGTGATTGGCTGGTTGCCAGTGGCCATAAAATGTGCGCTCCTACGGGGATTGGGTTCCTCTATGGCAAAAAAGCCATTTTAGAAGAAATGCCCCCTTTCCTGGGCGGAGGAGAGATGATAGGAGAGGTTTTTTTTGATGGGTTCACCTACGGAGAATTACCCCATAAATTTGAAGCCGGAACCCCCGCCATTGGAGAAGCGATCGCCCTAGGGGCAGCCGTGGATTATTTAACCACCCTTAGCTTTAAAGAAATTCATGCCTATGAAGAAGAATTAACTGCCTATTTGTTCAAGAAATTGCTCGAAATTCCTAAGCTAAGAATTTACGGACCAAAACCTACTATCGATGGCAAAGGAAGGGCTGCCTTAGCCTCATTTAATATCGAAGGAATCCACGCCAGCGACTTATCAACCTTGCTAGATAATGAAGGCATTGCCATCCGTTCAGGACACCACTGTACTCAACCTTTACATCGTCTGTTTGATGCGTCAGGAAGTGCCAGAATTAGCTTATATTTCTATAACACCCGCGAAGAAATTGATCGCTTTATTTTAGCCTTACAAGAAACTATCGATTTTTTTGGGATGATGCTGTAG
- a CDS encoding S1 RNA-binding domain-containing protein translates to MTSDSTSRKSSQISFSMDDFAKALDQHDYTFEKGQVVRGTVVQHTSDGAYVDIGGKSSGFVPLREASLDSTPNLAEVLPLNEEAEFLIISDQNSEGQVKLSCRQLQLQQAWEKVAEIAETGKTVQMRVIGTNKGGVIGDVEGLRGFIPRSHLLEKDNLDALVGQLLTANFLEVNPDDNKLVLSQRRVIMAAQMDKITAGNLITGKVAKIQPYGIFVDLNGVTGLLHITQISGLRIDDLNTLFKFGQEIQVMILNIDEYKGRISLSTKVLENYPGEILEQFDEVMKTASARVEQALEKLQKEE, encoded by the coding sequence ATGACTTCAGATTCGACTTCGCGTAAATCTTCCCAGATTTCCTTTTCAATGGATGACTTTGCTAAAGCCTTAGATCAGCACGATTATACCTTTGAAAAAGGGCAAGTCGTTCGGGGCACAGTGGTTCAACATACCTCCGATGGAGCCTATGTTGATATTGGTGGTAAGTCGTCAGGGTTTGTTCCTCTGCGGGAAGCGTCCCTCGATTCTACCCCGAATTTAGCTGAGGTCCTTCCTTTAAACGAAGAAGCCGAATTTCTGATTATTAGTGACCAAAACTCCGAAGGACAAGTCAAATTATCCTGCCGTCAATTGCAACTCCAACAAGCGTGGGAAAAAGTGGCGGAAATTGCCGAAACGGGCAAAACCGTACAAATGCGGGTGATTGGAACCAATAAAGGGGGAGTGATTGGGGACGTGGAAGGGTTGCGGGGCTTTATTCCGCGATCGCATTTACTCGAAAAAGATAATTTAGATGCGTTAGTGGGTCAATTATTAACAGCGAATTTTTTAGAAGTTAATCCCGATGATAACAAGTTAGTCTTGTCCCAACGCCGTGTGATTATGGCCGCTCAAATGGACAAAATCACCGCAGGAAACCTGATCACTGGAAAAGTTGCCAAAATTCAACCCTATGGCATTTTTGTTGATTTGAACGGGGTAACGGGATTACTCCATATTACTCAAATTAGTGGGTTACGCATTGATGACTTAAATACCCTGTTTAAGTTTGGCCAAGAAATTCAAGTCATGATTCTCAATATCGATGAATACAAAGGGCGAATTTCTTTATCGACTAAAGTCTTAGAAAATTATCCAGGGGAAATTTTAGAACAGTTTGATGAAGTGATGAAAACGGCTTCAGCCAGGGTTGAACAAGCCTTAGAAAAACTCCAAAAAGAAGAATAA
- the sufC gene encoding Fe-S cluster assembly ATPase SufC yields MSETILLVKNLTANVEGTPILKGVNLEIKSGEVHAIMGRNGSGKSTLSKILAGHPDYEITGGEILYKGENILDKEPDERAKMGIFLAFQYPLEIPGVSNFDFLRVSYNARRQYLGLEEMDTFDFEDLVEQKLEVVKMNPSFLERSLNEGFSGGEKKRNEILQMALLEPTLSILDEIDSGLDIDALKIVANGVNQLTNPDNALLVITHYQRLLDYIEPHYVHVMHDGKIVTTGSKELALELEASGYDFVEEKLLTNA; encoded by the coding sequence ATGAGTGAGACGATTTTATTAGTTAAAAATTTAACAGCTAATGTTGAAGGAACTCCTATCCTCAAAGGCGTTAATTTAGAAATTAAGTCCGGTGAAGTTCACGCTATTATGGGCAGAAATGGCTCAGGAAAAAGTACATTATCTAAAATTTTAGCGGGTCATCCTGACTATGAAATTACTGGAGGAGAAATTCTCTACAAAGGAGAAAATATCCTCGATAAAGAACCCGATGAACGGGCAAAAATGGGCATCTTTTTGGCCTTCCAATATCCCTTAGAAATTCCAGGGGTCAGTAATTTCGATTTTCTACGGGTGTCCTACAATGCACGTCGTCAATACCTAGGACTCGAAGAGATGGACACCTTCGACTTTGAAGACTTAGTTGAACAAAAGTTAGAAGTTGTTAAGATGAACCCCAGTTTCCTCGAAAGAAGTTTAAATGAAGGGTTCTCCGGTGGTGAAAAGAAACGCAATGAAATCCTGCAAATGGCGTTACTAGAACCCACGCTATCGATTCTAGATGAAATTGATTCAGGCCTTGATATTGATGCTTTAAAAATTGTAGCCAATGGGGTTAACCAGTTAACCAACCCTGACAATGCTTTATTGGTAATTACCCATTATCAAAGATTATTGGACTATATTGAACCCCATTATGTCCATGTTATGCACGATGGGAAAATTGTCACCACAGGAAGCAAAGAATTAGCCCTTGAACTAGAAGCAAGTGGTTATGACTTTGTAGAAGAAAAGCTACTGACCAATGCTTAA
- the sufD gene encoding Fe-S cluster assembly protein SufD — protein MTSSIVEKSTNVVNQGQNYLLELLAEFEVKTAAMATDFLSPLRRNAAYRIDKEEVPFPTTHHEEWRFTDLSELYQIRFDPRPRSTTILSDTLAPFILPEAKLSSLIFVNGEFAPELSNLAALPDGVYVGNLMGLSSEKREKVVNYLAKHDGAKDVFTLMNTADMYHIAIVWVDPNVTVDIPIFLLFLTVASHIHNIIQPRVLVIAETGSSLQLVEHYGAISEDCSDLAHNKAYFTNTVTEIWVKDNAQVNHTRVQRELGDSFHIGKTAIAQSQDSRYTCTEINLGAKLSRHTLEVFQHGKQTETYLNGLTMVGGKQVADTHSAVFLNHSYGMAHQLHKCIIDDEARGVFNGKIFVPKAAQLTNATQLNRNLLLSPKARINTKPELQITADNVKCSHGATISQLESDELFYLQSRGLTESDARNLLIDAFAAEILDKIPLASLRTRLSQCVACRTT, from the coding sequence ATGACATCATCAATTGTAGAAAAAAGTACTAATGTAGTGAATCAGGGACAAAATTATCTGTTAGAATTATTAGCAGAGTTTGAAGTAAAAACGGCGGCAATGGCCACAGATTTTTTAAGTCCCTTACGGAGAAATGCAGCTTATCGAATTGATAAGGAAGAAGTACCTTTTCCCACAACCCATCATGAAGAATGGAGATTCACAGATTTATCGGAATTATATCAAATTAGATTTGACCCAAGACCGAGATCAACGACCATTCTGTCAGACACCCTTGCCCCATTTATCTTACCGGAAGCTAAATTAAGCAGTCTCATTTTTGTTAATGGGGAGTTTGCTCCTGAATTATCCAATCTTGCTGCCTTACCTGATGGGGTATATGTGGGCAACCTGATGGGACTATCCTCCGAAAAAAGGGAAAAAGTCGTGAATTACTTAGCCAAACATGACGGGGCTAAAGACGTTTTTACCTTGATGAATACGGCGGATATGTATCATATTGCCATTGTTTGGGTTGACCCGAACGTGACAGTTGATATCCCCATTTTCTTGCTATTTTTGACCGTTGCTAGCCATATCCATAACATAATTCAACCGCGCGTCTTAGTTATCGCTGAAACCGGGTCTAGCTTACAGTTAGTTGAGCATTATGGAGCAATATCCGAGGACTGTTCTGATTTAGCGCACAATAAAGCCTATTTTACCAATACAGTAACTGAAATTTGGGTAAAAGACAACGCTCAAGTGAATCACACCCGTGTGCAACGGGAATTAGGTGATAGTTTTCACATTGGCAAAACCGCGATCGCCCAAAGTCAAGATAGTCGCTACACCTGCACAGAAATCAATTTAGGGGCTAAATTATCGCGCCATACCTTAGAAGTTTTTCAGCATGGCAAGCAAACAGAAACCTATCTCAATGGGTTAACAATGGTAGGAGGAAAACAAGTCGCTGATACCCATAGTGCCGTCTTTCTCAATCATTCTTATGGCATGGCCCATCAGTTACATAAATGTATTATAGATGATGAAGCTCGCGGCGTTTTCAATGGAAAAATCTTTGTTCCCAAGGCTGCCCAACTGACTAATGCAACCCAACTAAACCGCAATTTGTTATTATCGCCGAAAGCTCGAATTAACACCAAACCCGAACTACAAATTACCGCCGATAATGTTAAATGTTCTCACGGAGCAACCATTAGTCAATTAGAGTCGGATGAACTCTTTTATTTACAGAGTCGAGGGTTAACTGAAAGCGATGCGCGTAACCTATTAATTGATGCCTTCGCTGCCGAAATTTTAGATAAAATTCCTCTTGCTTCTCTTCGCACAAGACTCAGCCAATGCGTTGCCTGTCGTACCACCTAA
- the sufB gene encoding Fe-S cluster assembly protein SufB, translating into MSATSVKTLVNQPYKYGFVTDIETDTIPRGLNEDIIRLISAKKNEPDFMLAFRLRAYQQWQKMTEPTWPHVTYPPIDYQNIIYYSAPKQKKEKLGSLDEVDPTLLETFEKLGIPLSEQKRLGNVAVDAIFDSVSIATTFKEKLAESGVIFCSISEALQEHPELVKKYLGTVVPVADNFFAALNSAVFSDGSFVFIPKGVKCPMELSTYFRINSGDTGQFERTLIVAEEGASVSYLEGCTAPMYDSNQLHAAIVELVALDNAEIKYSTVQNWYAGDENGKGGIYNFVTKRGLCKGVNSKISWTQVETGSAITWKYPSCVLVGDNSVGEFYSIALTNNKQQADTGTKMIHIGKNTRSTIISKGISAGGSKNSYRGLVKIGPKADGARNYSQCDSMLIGDNAQANTFPYIQVDNNTAKVEHEASTSKIGEDQLFYFAQRGISEEDAVSMLVSGFCKDVLNELPMEFAAEADKLLSLKLEGTVG; encoded by the coding sequence ATGAGTGCCACATCAGTCAAAACCCTAGTCAACCAACCCTATAAGTATGGGTTTGTGACAGACATTGAGACAGATACTATTCCTCGCGGACTTAATGAGGATATTATTCGTCTGATTTCAGCTAAAAAGAACGAACCTGATTTTATGTTAGCGTTTCGTCTTAGAGCTTATCAACAATGGCAGAAAATGACGGAACCAACTTGGCCTCATGTTACTTATCCGCCCATTGACTACCAAAATATTATCTATTATTCTGCCCCAAAACAGAAGAAAGAAAAGTTAGGCAGTTTAGATGAAGTTGACCCCACCCTATTAGAAACCTTTGAAAAGTTAGGCATTCCTCTTTCTGAACAAAAACGTCTGGGAAATGTGGCTGTTGATGCCATTTTTGATAGCGTTTCTATCGCTACCACCTTTAAGGAAAAATTAGCCGAGTCGGGTGTAATTTTCTGTTCTATTTCTGAAGCACTCCAAGAACATCCAGAATTAGTGAAAAAGTACCTTGGTACAGTAGTTCCAGTGGCGGATAATTTCTTTGCAGCCCTCAATTCTGCAGTCTTTAGTGATGGGTCTTTTGTGTTCATCCCTAAAGGGGTAAAATGCCCCATGGAATTGTCTACCTATTTCCGTATTAATAGTGGCGATACGGGACAGTTTGAACGGACATTGATTGTAGCAGAAGAAGGGGCTTCGGTGAGTTATCTCGAAGGCTGCACTGCTCCGATGTATGATAGTAATCAACTCCATGCTGCGATCGTAGAATTAGTTGCCCTAGATAATGCCGAGATTAAATATTCAACGGTTCAAAATTGGTATGCGGGTGACGAAAATGGCAAAGGCGGAATTTACAACTTTGTGACTAAGCGGGGACTCTGTAAAGGGGTTAATTCTAAGATTTCTTGGACGCAAGTAGAAACGGGTTCTGCTATTACTTGGAAGTATCCTAGTTGTGTATTAGTAGGCGATAATTCCGTTGGAGAATTTTACTCTATCGCTTTGACCAATAATAAACAACAGGCTGATACAGGAACCAAAATGATTCATATTGGCAAAAACACCCGAAGCACTATTATTTCTAAAGGTATCTCAGCCGGAGGTTCTAAGAATAGTTATCGGGGGTTAGTGAAAATAGGACCTAAAGCAGACGGCGCAAGAAATTACTCTCAATGTGATTCTATGTTAATTGGAGATAACGCCCAAGCTAATACTTTCCCTTACATCCAAGTTGACAACAATACTGCTAAAGTTGAACACGAAGCGTCAACCTCCAAAATTGGAGAAGATCAATTATTTTACTTTGCTCAACGGGGAATTTCTGAAGAAGATGCTGTCTCAATGTTAGTCAGTGGCTTTTGTAAAGATGTCCTCAACGAATTACCCATGGAATTTGCGGCTGAAGCTGATAAATTACTTAGCCTCAAGTTAGAAGGAACCGTTGGGTAA
- a CDS encoding tetratricopeptide repeat protein, which produces MTESVETAFEQGLERYKQGEAPETLIPYFKDICDRAPKNSTAWTCLAWLYLLTDKPDRALKAASKSVKIDDRPPQARINLALAMLDTGAKGVRPHIEAVERIISLSDEIRQDIQENIEDGLTRKPDWKSLQRIKNWLFPTE; this is translated from the coding sequence ATGACTGAATCGGTAGAAACCGCCTTTGAACAAGGCTTAGAACGCTATAAACAAGGGGAAGCCCCCGAAACCCTGATTCCCTACTTTAAAGATATCTGCGATCGCGCACCAAAAAACAGCACGGCCTGGACTTGCTTGGCTTGGCTATACCTCCTCACCGACAAACCTGATCGCGCCCTCAAAGCCGCCAGCAAAAGCGTTAAAATTGACGATAGGCCTCCCCAAGCCCGTATTAATCTAGCGTTGGCTATGTTAGACACCGGGGCTAAAGGGGTACGCCCTCATATCGAAGCGGTTGAACGGATCATTTCCCTGAGTGACGAAATTCGTCAAGATATCCAAGAAAATATCGAAGACGGTTTAACCCGCAAACCCGACTGGAAAAGTCTCCAACGCATCAAAAATTGGTTATTCCCGACTGAATAA
- a CDS encoding HesB/IscA family protein, which translates to MTQATQTQSKGIQLTDTALKHVLLLREQQRTDLCLRVGVRQGGCSGMSYIMDFEDESKITEHDEVFDYEGFKIVCDRKSLLYLYGLVLDYSNAMIGGGFQFTNPNATQTCGCGTSFAV; encoded by the coding sequence ATGACACAAGCCACTCAAACCCAATCAAAAGGTATTCAACTCACCGACACCGCCCTAAAGCACGTTCTCCTGTTACGGGAACAGCAAAGAACAGACCTCTGCTTGCGCGTCGGAGTCCGTCAGGGAGGATGTTCCGGAATGTCCTACATTATGGACTTTGAAGACGAAAGCAAAATTACCGAACACGACGAAGTGTTTGACTACGAAGGCTTTAAAATCGTCTGCGATCGCAAAAGTCTCCTCTATCTTTACGGCCTTGTCCTCGACTACAGCAACGCCATGATCGGGGGGGGTTTCCAATTCACCAACCCCAACGCTACCCAAACCTGCGGTTGTGGGACATCCTTCGCCGTCTAA
- a CDS encoding PEP-CTERM sorting domain-containing protein (PEP-CTERM proteins occur, often in large numbers, in the proteomes of bacteria that also encode an exosortase, a predicted intramembrane cysteine proteinase. The presence of a PEP-CTERM domain at a protein's C-terminus predicts cleavage within the sorting domain, followed by covalent anchoring to some some component of the (usually Gram-negative) cell surface. Many PEP-CTERM proteins exhibit an unusual sequence composition that includes large numbers of potential glycosylation sites. Expression of one such protein has been shown restore the ability of a bacterium to form floc, a type of biofilm.), with product MLTTNKLTKTFASGTITLGVLAGLGLASTPAQAGIFTFNDQFVEDSEWGAGTPEPIWSTFPDGTGDDPGTAEGCLHNLTQCVNGYDNPLITHTGGGKFKIEYFGSGNAALTNDFLWDLNGDGVIASNETVFGPHNGSNDGCSGSGSFAQPCDGNSLSATPTFTNPVYVDAVDGVLPFTFVANGLNIDNGDTYVDGNPHFFATIDGTWATTSGGPVLYLGLSDRGGNDDDAADYVIRITQVKVPEPGTILGLLAVGGLGFISKKRKQK from the coding sequence ATGTTGACAACAAACAAATTAACCAAAACCTTTGCTTCTGGCACGATAACCCTAGGAGTTCTCGCTGGTTTAGGTCTAGCTAGTACTCCCGCCCAAGCCGGAATCTTCACATTTAACGATCAATTCGTAGAAGACAGTGAATGGGGTGCAGGTACTCCTGAACCTATCTGGTCAACCTTCCCTGATGGTACTGGTGACGATCCCGGTACCGCAGAAGGTTGTTTGCATAATTTGACTCAGTGTGTTAACGGTTACGACAACCCTCTAATCACACACACCGGTGGCGGGAAGTTCAAGATTGAGTACTTCGGGAGTGGGAATGCCGCCCTGACAAACGATTTCTTGTGGGATTTGAATGGTGATGGTGTGATCGCTTCCAACGAAACTGTCTTCGGTCCCCATAATGGCAGTAATGACGGTTGCTCAGGATCTGGTAGCTTTGCACAACCTTGTGATGGTAATAGTTTGTCAGCTACACCTACGTTCACGAACCCGGTCTATGTAGACGCCGTAGACGGAGTTCTCCCCTTTACGTTCGTAGCTAATGGCCTCAACATCGACAACGGAGATACCTACGTAGATGGTAACCCACACTTCTTTGCGACCATCGACGGTACGTGGGCTACCACGAGCGGCGGTCCTGTTCTTTACCTTGGTCTATCTGATCGTGGTGGTAATGACGATGATGCGGCAGATTACGTGATCCGTATCACCCAGGTCAAAGTCCCCGAACCCGGAACGATTCTTGGACTTCTCGCCGTGGGTGGTCTCGGATTCATTTCCAAAAAGAGAAAACAAAAATAA
- a CDS encoding M48 family metallopeptidase: MDLTKNCLIGLKADDFRHPLDLKATTALKQLPGLDMVVRSLLGSVAEQFFYLNNIASSVRVSDQQLPHFHNLLLEACRILDLEPPQLYIQQHPVPNAYTFAMQGKQPFMVIHTSLIEILTPEEIQGVMAHELGHLKCEHGVYLTLANIMVLAAGLLPNWGTAIAQSLQGQMLEWLRCAEFSCDRAALLATQDPKVVMSILMKLAGGSPTIAPQLNLEAFIQQARDYEAISDTFLGEMLKTAQTEQLTHPVPVLRAKEIDCWSSSQDYHRLLEIGKRQYNQKSDPKGGWRNW, from the coding sequence ATGGACTTAACAAAAAACTGTTTAATTGGCCTCAAAGCTGACGATTTTCGCCACCCCTTAGACCTGAAAGCAACGACAGCCCTCAAACAACTCCCCGGACTGGATATGGTGGTACGCAGTCTCCTCGGATCGGTGGCAGAACAGTTTTTTTATCTCAATAACATCGCCTCGAGTGTCCGCGTCAGCGATCAGCAACTGCCCCATTTCCACAACCTCTTACTAGAGGCTTGTCGTATCCTCGACCTCGAACCCCCTCAACTGTACATCCAGCAACACCCCGTCCCTAATGCCTATACATTTGCCATGCAGGGAAAACAACCCTTTATGGTCATTCATACTTCCTTAATTGAAATTCTGACCCCCGAAGAAATTCAAGGGGTAATGGCGCACGAATTGGGACACCTCAAATGTGAACACGGGGTTTACTTGACCCTAGCTAATATTATGGTATTGGCCGCTGGGTTATTGCCTAACTGGGGAACTGCGATCGCCCAGTCTCTGCAAGGACAAATGTTAGAATGGCTACGCTGTGCCGAATTTAGCTGCGATCGCGCTGCCCTGTTAGCGACCCAAGATCCCAAGGTGGTCATGTCTATTTTGATGAAATTGGCCGGGGGTTCTCCCACTATAGCCCCCCAATTAAACCTAGAGGCATTTATCCAACAGGCCAGGGATTATGAAGCCATTAGCGACACCTTTTTGGGAGAAATGCTAAAAACGGCACAAACGGAGCAATTAACCCATCCTGTGCCTGTATTGCGGGCTAAAGAGATTGATTGCTGGTCAAGTTCTCAAGATTATCATCGGTTGTTAGAAATAGGCAAAAGGCAGTATAATCAAAAAAGTGATCCCAAGGGCGGATGGCGAAATTGGTAG
- the sufR gene encoding iron-sulfur cluster biosynthesis transcriptional regulator SufR produces MTIIHPPSTKEDILQYLLKQGQASAQELAQTLEITPQATRRHLKDLEAEGLIEHQSAQEGLGRPQYLYHLSKQGRDRFPNRYGEFAVSFLDTLAETVGKHQVTEVLRKQWERKAEDYRQNIGEGTLKERVDRLVKLRQEEGYMAELHLVNRKNANQRQTEGYILAEHHCAISNVAESYPTVCDHELQMFAAILPDCTVERTHWINEGEHNCGYLIQKRE; encoded by the coding sequence ATGACTATTATCCATCCTCCTTCTACAAAAGAAGATATACTACAGTATCTCCTCAAACAAGGCCAAGCCAGTGCCCAGGAATTAGCGCAAACGCTAGAAATTACCCCCCAAGCAACCCGTCGTCACCTAAAAGACTTAGAAGCGGAGGGGTTAATTGAACATCAGTCAGCCCAAGAAGGGTTAGGACGACCCCAATACCTGTATCATCTTAGTAAACAAGGACGCGATCGCTTTCCTAACCGTTATGGAGAGTTTGCGGTTTCTTTCCTAGATACCCTCGCAGAAACGGTGGGAAAACACCAAGTGACGGAAGTTTTGCGTAAACAATGGGAACGCAAGGCCGAAGACTATCGCCAAAATATCGGAGAGGGGACTCTTAAAGAACGAGTGGATAGGTTGGTTAAATTGCGTCAGGAAGAAGGTTATATGGCTGAATTACACCTAGTTAATCGAAAAAATGCCAATCAACGCCAAACGGAAGGGTATATCCTGGCTGAGCACCATTGCGCAATTTCTAACGTAGCGGAGTCTTACCCAACTGTCTGCGACCATGAATTACAAATGTTTGCGGCCATTTTACCAGACTGTACCGTTGAACGAACCCATTGGATCAATGAAGGTGAGCATAATTGTGGCTATTTAATTCAAAAAAGGGAATAG
- a CDS encoding class I SAM-dependent methyltransferase gives MDQINLAEEIAQISWFHSIDFGNGIVSSGIKPLGTIRREADIIFKYDITGKSVIDVGAWNGAFSFEAKKRHAQRVLATDYFCWGHCGGWEPGTKKGFDFARKTLGLEIEDLEIDVMDINPNSVGTFDIMLFLGVFYHLKNPFAAIESLSQVVKEVMILETHLDAHHLKEPAMVFYPDKELNNDPTNWWGPNPVCVISLLKCCGFQKVEFTPTAWRSPQTLVEKIQNRMGQKIPKRGIFHAFRQYINTGQAH, from the coding sequence ATGGATCAAATCAACCTGGCTGAAGAAATTGCCCAAATATCCTGGTTCCATTCAATTGACTTTGGGAATGGGATTGTATCATCTGGGATAAAACCCCTAGGAACTATTAGAAGAGAAGCAGATATTATTTTTAAATATGATATCACAGGCAAAAGTGTTATTGATGTAGGCGCTTGGAATGGTGCTTTTAGTTTTGAGGCTAAAAAACGCCATGCTCAAAGAGTTCTAGCCACTGATTATTTTTGCTGGGGTCATTGCGGTGGTTGGGAACCGGGAACCAAAAAAGGGTTTGATTTTGCTAGAAAAACTTTAGGCTTAGAGATAGAGGATTTAGAAATTGATGTTATGGATATTAATCCCAATTCTGTTGGAACTTTCGACATTATGCTGTTTTTGGGGGTCTTCTATCATCTAAAAAATCCTTTCGCTGCCATAGAATCACTCTCTCAAGTTGTTAAGGAAGTAATGATTTTAGAAACTCATTTAGACGCTCATCACCTGAAAGAGCCAGCAATGGTTTTTTATCCTGATAAAGAATTGAATAATGATCCCACTAATTGGTGGGGACCTAACCCCGTTTGCGTTATTAGTTTGTTGAAATGCTGTGGTTTTCAAAAGGTTGAGTTTACCCCGACAGCTTGGAGGAGTCCCCAAACCTTAGTTGAAAAGATTCAAAATAGAATGGGGCAAAAAATCCCTAAACGGGGAATTTTTCACGCTTTTCGTCAATATATTAACACTGGTCAAGCTCACTGA